The Cyanobacteria bacterium GSL.Bin1 genome includes the window GATGCGGTGGGGTATCATTACTGGAAATTGGCGCGGGGGAAAAAAGATTTACAAGCGCGATCGCGCCTCATTGCCCAAGGGTTACGGTATGTGGAGTCCCATACCGCTCGGGAAAAAATCGAAAGCCTCCTCAGCGATTTCACGGTTGTTCCAGCCACCCCTGCTCCCAAGTTGCCCATCTATCGTCTCGAACAAGAAGAGGAATTACCGCGCCTTCTGCCGGTTGCTCCCCATTTAAAGATTACTCCTGACCAATTGCAGCATTATTCGCAACCGCAACCGCAAGGCTTGTTTAGTGTCACCGCACTTTCGGGAGAAGGACAATGGGTGGCGCTTCCCGGTTGGCACATGATTTGTGCGGCTAGCGATCCCATTGCAATTCCTTGTACCCGTGAAGATCTCCCGAAATCAGAGTCGCTGGCGAATGAACCCTTACTCTTAGTGGTGGATCGCGCTGAGACGCAATGGTATCTTCACAGTTACTTTTTAGTTGCCCAAGGTGACGGCTTAGGAGTGCAATGGTTTGAACAAGCCCCGAACCAAGAGCTTTTAGGCAAACTAATTTTGATTTTACGTCCCAAACGCATTGTCGATGAGGGCGCGATCGCGCAAAGTTGGCAACTGGAAGAGTAATTGATTACAGATGGGTCAAGGGAAGGATGGTGTAGCATGATCGAATCAGACCCTGAAACAAAGGACATCAAGATGGAAATCGGCGTTCCCAAAGAAACCAAAGACCAAGAATATCGCGTTGGGTTAAGCCCTAGTAGTGTTCGTAGTTTGTGCGAAAGGAAGCATCACGTTTTTGTTGAAACCCAAGCTGGAGTGGGAGCGGGTTTTACGGATGAAGATTATCAAGACGCTGGGGCGACAATTGTTGTCGAGGCAAAAGCCGCCTGGAATCGGGAGCTCGTCGTGAAAGTGAAAGAACCGCTTCCTGCTGAATACACCTATTTACAAAAAAATCAACTATTATTTACTTATCTTCACCTGGCGGCGGATCGGACGTTAACAGAAGCTTTAATTGATTCGGGGATTACTGCGATCGCCTATGAAACGGTGGAACTTCCAAGTGGCAAATTGCCCCTTCTCAATCCGATGAGTATTATCGCGGGACGATTGTCCGTTCAATTTGGAGCCCATTATCTGGAAAAACAACAGGGCGGACGCGGTGTTTTACTCGGTGGCTTTCCCGGCGTGCGTTCCGGGCGAGTGGTCATTCTCGGGGGCGGCGTCGTCGGAACAGAAGCGGCTCGCATGGCAGTGGGAATCGGTGCGCAAGTCCAAATCCTGGATGTCAACGTGGAACGCTTAGCAGAACTGGAAAACCTTTTTGGATCCCGCATCGAACTCCTCTATAGCAATTCCTCACAAATTGAAACGGTGGTTCCAGAAGCGGATTTGCTCATTGGTGCCGTGCTCACTACTGGAAAACGCGCCCCCAAGTTGGTGACGCGTCAATTAGTGCAACAAATGCGTACCGGTAGTGTGATTGTCGATGTCGCCGTCGATCAAGGGGGTTGTGTGGAAACATTACAAGCAACGTCTCATAGCCATCCCACTTATACCGAAGAAGGCGTCGTTCACTTTGGGGTTCCGAATATGCCTGGCGCTGTGCCATGGACCGCGACGCAAGCTTTAAACAACAGCACCCTTCCTTATGTCATCCAACTGGCGGATCAAGGCTTAGCCGCACTGAAAACCAATCCCATTCTCGGTAAAGGGTTGAATGTTCAGCAGCAGCAACTCGTCCATCCAGCAGTGCAAGAAGTCTTTCCAGATTTAGTGTAATAGCTATGGCTGCTAAATGATCAATCAGGGCAAATTGGTTTGGAATAGCTTTCGGTTACCTTTCCACTTGCAACGGGGTTTCTTGATCCGGTTCTAAGTCTTCTGCAACTGCTTGAATCAGGAGCGGTAAACCAGCTCCTTTTAACCCCCGGCGAATTTGCTCTGAGGTCTCTGTAAACCCAACAAAAAGCGGATAGGCTTTTTGCGTTCCTTCACTGAAGATATGTTCTTTACCGAGAGGCATCATCCATTCATATTCTTGATTCAGCCAGACTTCAGTTTGTCGCCAACGACGGAGTAATTCCGAAAATTGTTCTTGGGGGCGATGGATAAAGACCATAATTTCTACTCCCATTTTGATTTTCCATTCGGGATCACAGGTGAGAATGGCTAAGTCACAAGGCAGTTGCACGGCTTTGGGATGAGAAAAACTACCGTCAGCAGATTTTGCTGTTCGTAAACGAAGTAGGGGTAGTGGAATCGTAATGACACTTTCATCAGGACGACGCAAACTCGGTAACATTTCCAAATAAGGTCGATATTGTCGCAAGAGCGCGATCGCGCTGGAACGATTGCTATATTCAGCAAGTAGGGTTTCGTACTGTGACTGTCTAATCAGCATAGTTCGTCTAAAAATCAGATTAACCCCTTTAACCGAGTTGGTCAAAGATTTTGAACATGGGGAGATACATCGACAAAAGAATGACACCGACCATAGTGG containing:
- the ald gene encoding alanine dehydrogenase, which gives rise to MEIGVPKETKDQEYRVGLSPSSVRSLCERKHHVFVETQAGVGAGFTDEDYQDAGATIVVEAKAAWNRELVVKVKEPLPAEYTYLQKNQLLFTYLHLAADRTLTEALIDSGITAIAYETVELPSGKLPLLNPMSIIAGRLSVQFGAHYLEKQQGGRGVLLGGFPGVRSGRVVILGGGVVGTEAARMAVGIGAQVQILDVNVERLAELENLFGSRIELLYSNSSQIETVVPEADLLIGAVLTTGKRAPKLVTRQLVQQMRTGSVIVDVAVDQGGCVETLQATSHSHPTYTEEGVVHFGVPNMPGAVPWTATQALNNSTLPYVIQLADQGLAALKTNPILGKGLNVQQQQLVHPAVQEVFPDLV